The Puniceicoccus vermicola sequence GCGCAGCTAGAGCTGAGCGGGTACGCTGGATCGGAGTAGGGCAGTAGCTTCAGCTGCGCCTCGCGTAATTCGTGAAGGGCACTGGCGGGATGATCACCACCTCCCCAGTGATTCTCATCGGATATCTCGAGCGCGGAGTGTGTTTCGGAGAATGCGGAAGCGTTGGTTGGCGTTCGTAGCGTTTGGCCGCGCAGCTAAAGCTGAGCGGGTACGCTGGCTCGGAGTAGGGCAGTAGCTTTAGCTGTGCCTCGGGTTCTCTGTGACCCGTATTCGGGAGATGATTACAGCTTCGATGCTTTGGATGCGCACTCTTTCGGGGCGATCAGCTGTCCACTTTTGCTTTTCCCAGATTGACTCTCTCCGGACGGGAGGGAAGGCGCTGGATTAGAATTCAGCGCCGACTCGGAGGGTGAACCCTTCGAACTTAGTGTCTTTGACGTGCTCGCCCTGGAAGGATACGCCGGCAGTGTCGATGTTGAAGAGGTAACCGAGGCCGAAGGAGAGGGCGACGCTGGGATTGTAGTGGAAGTAGTAGTCGACTCCAGCGTAGACCGCGGAGGCGTCATCAATGTGGATTTTCTCTCTCTCGATGAGAAAGGGGGTGGAGAAATTGTAGTCCACGTGGCTGTCTACGTATTGGTATTGGTAGTTCGCTCCGAAGGAGAAGGAATGGCTGGGATTGATCTCCACCATGTACTCGATACCACCACCGACGGAAAAGACTCCGGCGTCGCCTTCGACCCCTTCACTGTCGAAACCGTCGATCCACGCATCACCTTCCGTATACCAGTAGGAGTATCCGAGGAGACCGTAAATCCGTAGTCCTCGTCCGAGAGTGATTCCGAGGCGGCCTTCGATGCCGGCCGAATAATCCCAATCATCGCCGTCGGGGAAGACCACGGGGCTGGCAATGGAACCGAAAAGGCGGGTTTCTGGTTCTTCCTCGTAGGACTCCATTCCCATGTATTCCTGAGCGGTAACCGGGAGAAGGGAAGTCGAGAGAAAGAGAAGGCAGAGCGGTGTTTTCATGCGTGTGTGGAAGATGGTTGGGAAAAACGGGGGACTATATCGACTGGCTTAGAGATGCACAATAGCCCTTCGGTGTCGAGTGGTTTGCACTAATGGGCATAGGTATTTGGGATGGATAAAAATCGATGGCTGGAAGAGCGTTGCAAGCCAGGGCGGTTAGCGGGAGCGGTGCTCGAGATCTCCCCAGATGAGCATCTCGATTCCGATCTCGATCTTGTATTCGGCGCCCCAGTTGTTTTCGGCCTCCCATTGCACTTTCGGGGCGATAACATAGTAGACGTAATCTTTGTAGAGAGGCCCCTTCCGCATGAGGGACATTTCGTAGGAGAGGGTCTCTGCGGCATCCCCTTCGATGCGTCCGCGAATCCCCCAACCATCGGCCACATCGCTACCGTTGACCCTGCGACCATACTCTTTCTCGTTTAGAAGTTTCGGGACGTAGCCAATGAGGGAGGTTGCCGCCCAGCGGTAGCCCCCACCATCTTCTCCGTAGAGGTAGCTATCCGGGTCGTTCGCGTCATCGGAATCGTCGTCCTGCTGCTGTTTGTTCCACTTGGCGGAAAGGGTCTGCCGAAAGAGCCAGCGGTTGATCCAGTAGTCGGCGGTCATTGCCCCAAGGAATCCAACCCCTTCGTCGCTGTCCCAGAACACCTTTCCGTTGGGGTAGAGGGTCCAGTGCTCTCCTGGCTGGTAGGTGGGGGCCCATTGGGCGTTGACGAAGGCTTCTGGAGGCCAGTCTGCCTTGACGCCTGCCGAGGTGTCCCAGTTTTTGAAGAAGCTCCGGGCCGCGCCAATGCGAAGGGTGTTGTTCGAGTCGACGGGTGATTCGCCGGGGAGAGCTGAAGGGTCTTTGGTGGTAGCGAAGACGCGCAATCGTCTCTCAAGGTTTGGCAATTTGATGTCGGTGCCGAGGTCGATGACGGGCTGAAGCTTGAAATTGTCTGCGGCTCCAAAGTCGACTTCCCCGTAAAGTCCGAGGCGGAAACGGGACGGCGGAACCTTCAGCGGCTCCTGCCCAGCAGGGACGAACTTATTGTCGAACCAGACAATCTTCTCATGGGCGGTGTTATAGAGCCAATCGTGGGTATCATCGACCCAAGAGTTTGAATCCGTTGTCGAGGTATCCTGGGTCGATGGGTCAGTGGTGGTGCTGGTTTTTGTCTCGTTGGTCGAAGTAGTTTCCGCCGCGAGGAGGAGGGGAAGCAGCATCCCAATCAGGAGAGTCTGGTAGTTCATTGAGCAAACGGGGTAGCTCGGATTCGAATGTGAGGGAAGCGTAAAATGGGTTGAGGCGGGATCTGGTCCACTTTTCTTCCAGAAGTTTTCACCACCAGCGGCGGTTCCCAGCTTCGCCTCAGAATCTGAGACTCCTGCGATTCCCGCGGCCCAATCATCCAGGATCGCGTCGGCGAACGGGATCAATCGATTCGCTCTCGTACCACAGGCTGCCAGCCTGTGCGGCGGTTGACCGC is a genomic window containing:
- a CDS encoding outer membrane protein: MKTPLCLLFLSTSLLPVTAQEYMGMESYEEEPETRLFGSIASPVVFPDGDDWDYSAGIEGRLGITLGRGLRIYGLLGYSYWYTEGDAWIDGFDSEGVEGDAGVFSVGGGIEYMVEINPSHSFSFGANYQYQYVDSHVDYNFSTPFLIEREKIHIDDASAVYAGVDYYFHYNPSVALSFGLGYLFNIDTAGVSFQGEHVKDTKFEGFTLRVGAEF